A single Phoenix dactylifera cultivar Barhee BC4 unplaced genomic scaffold, palm_55x_up_171113_PBpolish2nd_filt_p 000346F, whole genome shotgun sequence DNA region contains:
- the LOC120105714 gene encoding putative ripening-related protein 1, producing the protein MVMSYIPSFLIALLLASSGLGSCFHFTSLAEACSPSGQLVGKAGHCNTENNSECCKAGKKYPQYLCSPPVTGATSARMTINSFKKGGDGGGPSECDNRYHSNKERVVALSTGWFNHRSRCGKNIRINANGKSVLAKVVDECDSVNGCDAEHDFQPPCHNNIVDASRAVWKALGIPYSQIGDYQITWSDA; encoded by the coding sequence ATGGTGATGAGCTACATACCATCTTTCCTTATAGCACTGCTGCTAGCAAGTTCTGGTCTTGGCAGCTGCTTTCACTTCACCTCCCTTGCTGAAGCATGTAGTCCCAGTGGCCAACTTGTAGGCAAGGCTGGCCACTGCAACACCGAGAACAACTCCGAGTGTTGTAAGGCTGGAAAGAAGTACCCTCAGTACCTTTGCTCGCCGCCGGTGACCGGAGCCACCAGTGCAAGGATGACCATCAACAGCTTCAAAAAAGGTGGGGACGGTGGTGGACCTTCGGAGTGCGACAATAGGTACCACAGCAACAAGGAGAGGGTTGTGGCCCTCTCAACTGGATGGTTCAATCACCGCAGCCGATGCGGCAAAAACATCAGGATCAACGCAAATGGTAAGTCCGTGCTGGCTAAAGTTGTTGATGAGTGTGATTCTGTAAATGGTTGCGACGCCGAGCACGATTTCCAGCCACCATGTCATAACAATATAGTGGATGCATCAAGGGCAGTGTGGAAGGCTCTCGGGATCCCCTATTCGCAGATTGGGGACTATCAGATTACTTGGTCCGATGCATGA
- the LOC120105709 gene encoding kiwellin-1-like translates to MVSYIPSLVLVLLLSSLGLGASFRITSHAEACRPSGFLKGKAGKCNPENESECCKAGEKYPQYRCSPPVTEATRATMTINSFEKGGDGGGPSECDNSYHSDHERVVALSTGWYHHGSRCGKNIRIHANGKSVLAKVVDECDSVHGCDAEHDFQPPCPHNIVDASPAVWKALRIPSHVGEHKITWSDA, encoded by the coding sequence ATGGTGAGCTATATACCATCTCTGGTTCTAGTACTACTGCTATCAAGTTTGGGTCTCGGCGCTAGCTTTCGCATCACCTCCCATGCTGAAGCATGCAGACCTAGTGGGTTCCTTAAAGGCAAGGCTGGCAAGTGCAACCCCGAGAACGAATCCGAGTGTTGTAAGGCTGGAGAGAAGTACCCACAGTACCGTTGCTCGCCGCCGGTGACCGAAGCCACCCGTGCAACGATGACCATCAACAGCTTCGAAAAAGGTGGGGATGGGGGTGGACCTTCGGAGTGCGACAATAGTTACCACAGTGATCATGAGAGAGTTGTGGCCCTCTCAACAGGTTGGTACCATCACGGCAGCCGATGCGGCAAAAACATCAGGATCCATGCAAATGGTAAGTCCGTACTGGCTAAAGTTGTTGATGAGTGTGATTCTGTACATGGTTGCGACGCCGAGCACGATTTCCAGCCACCATGTCCTCACAATATAGTGGATGCTTCACCGGCAGTGTGGAAGGCTCTCAGGATCCCTTCGCACGTTGGAGAGCATAAGATTACTTGGTCCGATGCATGA
- the LOC120105710 gene encoding putative ripening-related protein 2 codes for MTINSFEKGGDGGGPSECDNSYHSDHERAVALSTGWYHHGSRCGKNIRIHANGKSVLAKVVDECDSVHGCDTQRDHQPPCPHNIVDASPAVWKALRIPSHVGEHKITWSDA; via the coding sequence ATGACCATCAACAGCTTCGAAAAAGGTGGGGATGGGGGTGGACCTTCGGAGTGCGACAATAGTTACCACAGTGATCATGAGAGAGCTGTGGCCCTCTCAACAGGTTGGTACCATCACGGCAGCCGATGCGGCAAAAACATCAGGATCCATGCAAATGGTAAGTCCGTACTGGCTAAAGTTGTTGATGAGTGTGATTCTGTACATGGTTGCGACACCCAGCGCGACCACCAGCCACCATGTCCTCACAATATAGTGGATGCTTCACCGGCAGTGTGGAAGGCTCTCAGGATCCCTTCGCACGTTGGAGAGCATAAGATTACTTGGTCCGATGCATGA